In a genomic window of Flavobacterium sp. KACC 22761:
- a CDS encoding VIT family protein, protein MESEVHYINRSGWLRAAVLGANDGILSTTSLTIGVAAASTAREPVLLAAVAGLVAGALSMAAGEYVSVSSQSDVESADLEREKLALQNMPQEELEELAKIYIRRGLNEELARQVASELMAHDALEAHARDELGINEITQANPLAAAFASAVSFIIGGFLPLLVAFFAPIKDMIFCQYAFSILFLAFSGILAAKAGGSNILKSVLRICIWGTFAMAASALVGYIFGVQTA, encoded by the coding sequence ATGGAATCTGAGGTTCATTATATTAACAGAAGCGGCTGGCTCCGGGCGGCAGTACTTGGAGCCAATGATGGGATACTTTCGACCACCAGTCTTACGATTGGCGTCGCAGCGGCAAGCACAGCCAGAGAGCCTGTTCTGCTTGCTGCAGTTGCTGGACTGGTTGCAGGCGCGCTGTCCATGGCTGCCGGGGAATATGTATCGGTCAGTTCGCAATCAGATGTTGAATCAGCTGATCTCGAAAGGGAAAAATTGGCACTGCAGAATATGCCGCAAGAGGAACTTGAAGAATTAGCGAAGATTTATATACGAAGGGGGCTGAATGAAGAACTGGCTAGGCAGGTGGCCTCAGAATTGATGGCTCATGACGCCCTTGAAGCACATGCAAGGGATGAATTGGGGATCAACGAAATCACGCAGGCCAATCCTCTAGCAGCTGCATTTGCATCGGCGGTATCTTTTATTATTGGAGGTTTTCTTCCCCTGCTGGTAGCATTTTTTGCCCCCATTAAAGACATGATTTTCTGCCAATATGCCTTTTCCATTCTTTTCCTGGCTTTCTCAGGGATTCTTGCCGCTAAGGCGGGAGGCTCAAATATCCTTAAATCAGTCCTTCGGATCTGCATCTGGGGTACTTTTGCTATGGCCGCCTCAGCCCTGGTCGGATATATTTTTGGAGTCCAGACTGCTTAA
- a CDS encoding DUF3570 domain-containing protein, with amino-acid sequence MKRVFLTGAALLALFQSRAQDIPADSTGYKSRKLKVEEVNLVSSYYSQNGDHSAVTGGIGTQKLTDIANTIDVRLIKYGQTGIKHTFDIEAGIDHYTSASSDMIDLSANSSASSSDNRFYPSLTYLRENEQKGRTIGIGVSSSTEFDYQSFGGNISFSQKTKDRNGEFTARFQTFIDQLKLIEPIELRDPGSEGYDSANRNTFAGTLSYSQVINQRLQVMLVGDVISQNGYLSLPFHRVYFADGSVHQEKMPDTRFKIPLGIRASYFMGDNIIIRAYYRYYTDDWNLKAHTADLEIPVKLTQAFSLSPFYRYYSQSAAKYFKPYGEHTAADEYYTSNYDLSKFNSSFVGMGLKFTPPDGIFGLKHWNTLEIRYGHYNRSNDLASDIISINIKYR; translated from the coding sequence ATGAAAAGAGTATTTCTTACAGGAGCAGCGTTGCTGGCATTGTTCCAGTCAAGAGCGCAGGATATCCCAGCTGATTCTACAGGCTATAAAAGCAGAAAGCTTAAAGTTGAAGAGGTAAATCTCGTATCGAGCTATTACAGCCAGAATGGCGATCATTCCGCCGTAACTGGAGGAATCGGAACCCAGAAGCTTACCGATATTGCCAACACCATTGATGTCAGACTGATCAAATATGGGCAGACAGGCATCAAGCATACCTTTGACATCGAAGCGGGAATTGACCACTATACCTCTGCCTCTTCTGATATGATCGACCTGAGTGCCAACTCTTCAGCCTCTTCATCAGATAACAGGTTTTATCCATCGCTGACCTATCTTAGAGAGAACGAACAGAAAGGCCGCACTATTGGTATTGGCGTTTCTTCTTCCACTGAGTTTGACTACCAGTCCTTTGGGGGAAACATCAGTTTTTCTCAGAAAACAAAAGACAGGAACGGAGAGTTTACGGCACGCTTCCAGACTTTTATCGACCAGCTGAAGCTTATTGAGCCTATAGAGCTTAGAGATCCTGGCAGTGAAGGTTATGACAGTGCCAACAGAAACACCTTTGCCGGAACCTTGAGCTACTCACAGGTTATCAATCAAAGGCTTCAGGTAATGCTTGTCGGGGATGTAATCAGCCAGAATGGGTATTTAAGCCTTCCCTTCCACAGGGTTTATTTTGCAGACGGCTCAGTGCATCAGGAAAAAATGCCCGATACGCGTTTTAAAATTCCTCTCGGAATCAGGGCCAGCTATTTTATGGGGGACAACATCATCATAAGGGCCTATTACCGCTATTATACCGATGACTGGAATCTAAAAGCGCATACTGCTGATCTTGAAATTCCTGTAAAACTGACCCAGGCTTTTTCGCTCAGCCCGTTCTACAGGTATTACTCTCAGAGTGCGGCTAAGTATTTCAAACCATACGGCGAACATACTGCCGCTGATGAGTATTACACTAGCAACTATGACTTATCGAAATTCAACAGCAGTTTTGTGGGAATGGGGTTAAAATTTACCCCGCCTGACGGTATTTTTGGACTGAAACACTGGAATACACTGGAGATACGCTACGGCCATTACAATAGATCCAATGACCTGGCTTCTGATATAATAAGCATAAATATCAAATACAGATAA
- a CDS encoding DUF4266 domain-containing protein: protein MKKLTQKNLALLCSAALAGLLLGSCTSVKEYQKGKLNDSEMLLSNRKIEKTELSFQSYREGASGANAGKSGGGCGCN, encoded by the coding sequence ATGAAAAAGCTAACGCAAAAAAATCTCGCATTGTTATGCAGTGCCGCTCTTGCGGGCCTGCTGCTTGGTTCCTGTACCAGTGTAAAGGAATACCAGAAAGGAAAACTCAACGATTCTGAAATGTTGCTTTCGAACAGGAAAATCGAAAAAACGGAACTCAGTTTCCAATCCTACCGAGAAGGAGCTTCCGGGGCAAATGCAGGAAAAAGCGGCGGAGGCTGCGGATGCAATTAA
- a CDS encoding FAD:protein FMN transferase produces MRAENNISENKKYSQSLKLMGNSFTITVVAHNEKTGNENISLAIEEIRRIEKLLTTYKEDSQTNLINENAGIRPVEVDLEVFNLIERSIGISKITQGAFDISYGSIDKSLWNFDRAMTKLPDVQTAKKMVHLIDYRNIILDRENTTVFLREKGMRIGFGGIGKGYAAEMAKQVLLKRGVQSGIINASGDLSAWGLQPDGRKWTIGVADPDSPNAAFSYMEISDKAVATSGNYEKYITIDGKKYSHTIDPKTGLPIRGIKSVTIIASNAEFADAMATPIAVMGIRAGLFLIDQISDLYCIIIDESNKIYTSKNINLK; encoded by the coding sequence GTGAGAGCCGAAAATAACATATCTGAAAATAAAAAATATTCCCAGTCCCTAAAACTCATGGGCAACAGCTTTACCATTACGGTTGTCGCACATAATGAGAAAACAGGAAATGAGAATATCAGCCTGGCTATTGAAGAAATCAGGCGGATTGAAAAACTTCTGACTACTTACAAAGAAGACAGCCAGACCAATCTCATAAATGAGAATGCAGGAATCAGGCCAGTTGAAGTCGATCTGGAAGTCTTCAACCTCATCGAAAGGTCCATCGGCATTTCAAAGATCACCCAGGGCGCCTTTGACATTTCCTATGGAAGCATAGACAAAAGCCTTTGGAATTTTGACAGGGCCATGACCAAATTGCCCGATGTGCAGACTGCAAAAAAGATGGTGCATCTGATCGATTACCGAAACATCATCCTTGACAGGGAAAACACGACTGTCTTTCTAAGGGAAAAAGGGATGAGGATAGGTTTTGGAGGAATCGGAAAAGGATATGCCGCCGAAATGGCCAAACAGGTCTTGCTTAAGCGGGGCGTGCAAAGCGGCATCATTAATGCCAGCGGCGACCTTTCTGCTTGGGGGCTGCAACCCGACGGCCGGAAGTGGACAATCGGAGTGGCAGATCCGGACTCTCCCAATGCCGCATTCTCCTACATGGAGATATCCGACAAAGCGGTGGCCACTTCGGGAAACTATGAAAAGTACATAACTATAGACGGCAAAAAATATTCGCATACAATTGACCCAAAAACAGGCCTTCCGATAAGAGGAATAAAAAGCGTCACTATTATTGCCTCAAACGCGGAATTTGCAGATGCCATGGCTACACCCATAGCTGTTATGGGCATCAGGGCTGGATTATTCCTAATAGATCAGATTTCTGATTTATATTGTATTATAATTGACGAGAGCAATAAGATCTACACATCCAAAAACATTAATCTGAAATGA
- a CDS encoding thioredoxin family protein — translation MKLITIFLALTMTLSINWEPDFNNAKKTAKEKHKLILLNFSGSDWCGPCIVTRKNYLESAVFTAMANENLVLVNADFPRKKKNIGTPEQVKRNEDLAEIYNKEGSFPLTLLLGADGKVIKTWHGKPETTPDEWTAEIKAICESRK, via the coding sequence ATGAAATTAATAACTATATTCCTTGCACTGACAATGACGCTTTCCATAAACTGGGAACCTGACTTTAATAATGCAAAAAAAACTGCAAAAGAAAAACACAAATTAATCCTCTTGAATTTCTCGGGTTCTGACTGGTGCGGACCTTGTATCGTGACGCGCAAGAACTATCTAGAAAGCGCAGTTTTTACTGCTATGGCAAATGAAAACTTAGTACTTGTCAATGCTGATTTTCCAAGAAAAAAGAAAAATATTGGAACTCCAGAGCAGGTAAAGCGAAACGAGGATTTAGCCGAAATTTATAATAAGGAAGGAAGTTTTCCTCTTACGCTTCTTTTGGGCGCAGATGGCAAGGTAATCAAAACCTGGCATGGAAAACCGGAAACGACTCCTGATGAGTGGACAGCCGAAATAAAAGCGATCTGTGAGAGCCGAAAATAA